In Candidatus Methanosphaera massiliense, the following are encoded in one genomic region:
- the aroA gene encoding 3-phosphoshikimate 1-carboxyvinyltransferase, giving the protein MDLQVEKISRIGGSIKAPASKSYSHRAFIAAALAEGQSVLKDPLYSEDTLATLEACEQLGALFQRYPDKCIVQGTAGYIRTPDNVIDVKNSGTSVRILSSVAAIAPRANYTIFTGDESLRKRPMQDLIDALKNLGVTIYSSQSNGTPPIIVKGGFDGGETDIKGDVSSQFISSIIMAAPYSKKPVTLNVRGTFVSKPYVNMTLSVISKFGIDFEYDTTNVPEYSSYYIEPQKYEATEYIIEGDYSSASYMIAAAAMIPSSITIKNLYSDSMQGDKVILDIIEKMGATVKVSDTEVHIESDGQLKAFDINLENAPDLLPTVAVLMAEAEGTSVITGVEHARYKETDRVHNCAIELSNVGIEVEEMKDGLIIKGNPTGGVVNSHLDHRMVMAFYVLGLKTGNITIKDAACYDVSFPNFLDVMNEISE; this is encoded by the coding sequence ATGGATTTACAAGTTGAGAAGATAAGTAGAATCGGAGGAAGTATTAAGGCTCCAGCATCAAAAAGTTATTCTCATCGAGCATTCATCGCAGCCGCACTAGCTGAGGGTCAGTCAGTATTAAAAGACCCATTATATTCTGAGGATACATTAGCAACTCTTGAAGCATGTGAACAGTTAGGTGCATTATTTCAGAGGTATCCTGATAAATGTATAGTTCAGGGAACTGCTGGATATATCAGAACACCTGATAATGTTATTGATGTAAAAAATTCAGGTACTAGTGTAAGGATACTAAGTAGTGTAGCAGCTATTGCACCAAGAGCAAATTATACAATATTCACTGGTGATGAATCACTAAGAAAACGTCCAATGCAAGATCTTATTGATGCACTAAAGAATCTGGGAGTAACAATCTACTCCTCACAGAGTAATGGAACACCACCAATAATAGTAAAGGGTGGATTTGATGGTGGAGAAACAGATATCAAGGGTGATGTTAGTAGTCAGTTTATATCATCAATAATAATGGCTGCTCCATATTCAAAGAAGCCTGTAACACTAAATGTGCGTGGAACATTTGTATCTAAGCCGTATGTTAACATGACATTATCCGTAATTAGTAAGTTCGGTATAGACTTCGAATATGATACAACAAATGTCCCTGAGTATTCATCATACTACATAGAACCACAAAAATATGAGGCAACAGAATACATAATAGAAGGAGATTACTCATCAGCATCATACATGATAGCAGCAGCAGCTATGATACCATCATCAATCACAATTAAGAATCTCTACAGTGATTCAATGCAGGGTGATAAGGTAATACTGGATATAATAGAGAAGATGGGTGCAACAGTCAAGGTATCCGATACTGAGGTTCACATAGAAAGTGATGGACAGTTAAAGGCATTTGACATAAACCTTGAAAATGCACCGGACCTACTTCCAACAGTAGCAGTACTCATGGCAGAGGCTGAGGGAACATCAGTGATAACTGGCGTGGAACATGCAAGATATAAGGAGACAGACCGTGTGCATAACTGTGCAATAGAATTATCTAATGTAGGAATAGAAGTTGAGGAAATGAAGGATGGTCTTATTATCAAGGGGAATCCGACAGGAGGAGTAGTAAACTCTCACCTAGATCATCGTATGGTAATGGCATTCTATGTTCTAGGATTAAAAACTGGTAATATAACAATAAAGGATGCTGCTTGTTATGATGTGTCATTTCCTAACTTCCTGGATGTTATGAATGAAATATCAGAATAA
- a CDS encoding valine--tRNA ligase, with amino-acid sequence MSNNDIPKDYDHTTEEELQELWQRDNTYRFIGDGTKPTYIIDTPPPYPTGKLHMGHVLNWVYMDIIARYKRMNNFDVLFPQGWDCHGLPTEVKVEEIHDIKKNDVSRETFRDYCIDLTHDNIEKMRLQMRKMGYSQDWDHEYITMLPENKRRTQLSFLKLYNKDMIYQDIHPINWCPRCETAIAFAEVEYKDNTTKLNYVNFPAADGSGNATIATTRPELLCACVAVVVHPDDERYSNLHGKTVKLPIYNREVKIITDETVDPEYGTGVVMICTFGDKTDVEWVTRYDLDIIDAIDEKGEMLPVAGKYAGMPIKECRKAIINDLKEEGFLIKQEDVDQNVGVCWRCKTPIEIMTKKQWFVAVKNMTEDIIEQAKSMRWVPDHMYHRLENWANSMDWDWCISRQRIFATPIPVWYCNDCHKVVLPSEEQLPVDPTIDQPDHACSCGCTSFTPEEDVLDTWMDSSITPLTIADWPNPGWETVYPATLRPQGHDIIRTWAFYTILRCYALTGEKPFDELVINGMVFGEDGHKMSKSLGNVIQPEAVIDEYGADALRLWSANSVPGADVPFGWKDIKHAYKFLRKFWNAFRFINMHLDENVPEELSGDNIIDKWILSKLNRLNKVVTDAFEEYNFAKAEQAIYDFVWHDFCDEYIEAVKYRLYEDIDSTADAKYTLKTVIETTLALMAPITPFFSDNVSQYLGKESKELHIGGWPELHEEYIDDDVELIGSYAIDIIDELRRYKSSHGIPLNQLLNTVNIYTEDVKKIETTIEDIKNTNKVDNITVQNGKPDLREKVISMEPIMSKVGPEFKQHAKDIISYIASNDPEEIAEKLEKDGQVTVGEVAFTKEHVTTESELVSQTGEVVDILRTEEFDILLEVQQ; translated from the coding sequence ATGAGTAATAATGATATTCCAAAGGATTATGATCATACTACAGAAGAAGAATTGCAGGAATTATGGCAAAGAGATAATACGTATAGATTTATAGGTGACGGTACTAAGCCAACTTATATTATTGATACTCCTCCTCCTTATCCTACAGGTAAGCTTCATATGGGTCACGTTTTGAATTGGGTTTATATGGATATTATTGCCCGGTATAAACGTATGAATAATTTCGATGTTTTATTCCCACAGGGATGGGATTGTCATGGTCTTCCAACAGAGGTTAAAGTTGAGGAGATTCATGATATTAAGAAGAATGATGTTTCCCGTGAGACATTTAGGGATTATTGTATTGACTTGACTCATGATAATATTGAGAAGATGCGTTTACAGATGCGTAAGATGGGTTATTCCCAGGACTGGGATCACGAGTATATCACCATGCTTCCTGAGAATAAGAGGAGAACTCAGCTTTCTTTCCTTAAATTGTATAATAAGGACATGATTTATCAGGATATTCATCCTATTAATTGGTGTCCTAGATGTGAAACTGCTATAGCATTTGCAGAGGTTGAGTATAAGGATAATACTACTAAGTTAAATTATGTTAACTTCCCAGCTGCTGATGGCTCTGGTAATGCTACTATTGCTACTACCCGTCCTGAATTGTTATGTGCCTGTGTGGCTGTTGTAGTACATCCTGATGATGAACGTTACAGTAATCTTCATGGTAAAACTGTTAAACTACCAATCTATAACCGTGAGGTTAAAATTATCACTGATGAAACAGTAGACCCTGAATATGGTACTGGTGTGGTAATGATTTGTACCTTTGGTGATAAGACTGATGTTGAATGGGTTACACGTTATGACCTTGACATCATAGATGCTATTGATGAAAAAGGTGAAATGCTACCAGTAGCAGGTAAATATGCTGGCATGCCTATCAAGGAATGTAGAAAAGCTATTATCAATGACTTAAAAGAGGAAGGATTCCTCATAAAACAGGAAGATGTAGACCAGAATGTTGGTGTATGCTGGAGATGTAAGACTCCTATAGAAATCATGACCAAGAAACAATGGTTTGTAGCTGTAAAGAATATGACAGAGGACATCATTGAACAGGCAAAGAGTATGAGATGGGTACCTGACCATATGTATCACAGGTTAGAAAACTGGGCTAACAGTATGGATTGGGATTGGTGTATATCCAGACAGAGAATATTTGCTACTCCTATACCTGTATGGTATTGTAATGATTGTCATAAGGTAGTACTACCTAGTGAGGAACAGTTACCAGTGGATCCTACTATTGACCAGCCTGACCATGCATGTAGCTGTGGATGCACCAGCTTCACACCAGAGGAGGATGTACTAGATACTTGGATGGATAGTTCAATAACTCCATTAACTATAGCTGATTGGCCAAATCCTGGATGGGAAACTGTATACCCTGCAACTTTAAGGCCACAGGGACATGATATTATAAGAACATGGGCATTTTATACAATTCTAAGATGTTATGCTCTTACCGGTGAAAAACCATTTGATGAACTTGTAATTAATGGTATGGTATTTGGTGAGGACGGCCATAAAATGAGTAAATCATTAGGTAATGTAATACAGCCTGAGGCTGTTATAGATGAGTATGGTGCTGATGCTCTTAGATTATGGTCTGCTAACAGTGTACCGGGAGCAGATGTGCCATTTGGCTGGAAGGATATTAAACATGCATATAAGTTCCTACGTAAATTCTGGAATGCATTCAGATTTATTAACATGCACCTGGATGAGAATGTACCAGAAGAACTTAGTGGAGATAATATTATTGATAAATGGATATTATCTAAGTTAAACAGATTAAACAAGGTAGTGACTGATGCATTTGAAGAATATAACTTTGCAAAGGCAGAACAAGCTATATATGACTTTGTATGGCATGATTTCTGTGATGAGTATATTGAGGCTGTTAAATACAGATTATATGAAGACATAGATTCTACAGCTGATGCAAAGTATACTCTTAAAACTGTAATAGAAACAACATTAGCATTAATGGCACCAATAACACCATTCTTCTCAGATAATGTGTCTCAATACCTTGGTAAGGAATCAAAAGAATTACATATCGGCGGATGGCCAGAACTCCATGAAGAATATATTGATGATGATGTAGAATTAATAGGTAGCTATGCAATAGATATCATAGATGAACTTAGAAGATACAAATCATCACATGGAATACCATTAAACCAGTTACTAAATACTGTAAACATATATACAGAAGATGTAAAGAAAATAGAAACCACCATAGAGGATATTAAAAATACTAACAAAGTGGATAATATAACAGTACAGAATGGTAAACCAGATTTACGTGAAAAAGTAATTTCAATGGAGCCAATAATGAGTAAAGTAGGACCGGAATTCAAGCAACATGCAAAGGATATAATTTCATACATTGCAAGTAATGACCCAGAAGAAATTGCAGAAAAACTAGAGAAAGACGGACAGGTAACTGTTGGTGAAGTAGCATTTACCAAGGAACATGTTACAACAGAATCAGAACTAGTTAGTCAGACAGGAGAAGTTGTTGACATACTACGTACAGAGGAATTTGATATTCTCTTAGAAGTACAGCAATAA
- a CDS encoding endonuclease III domain-containing protein, with amino-acid sequence MITEDMKGDFTVEQIEYIVDELEKIFDRRTFEDQSPYEVLVRTILSQRTRDENTDRATANLFEVYPTMEDIAEAPVEEIAKLVRPAGFYNVKAGRIKEVSNILLEEYDGIVPDSIDELIKLPGVGRKTANCVLVFGFQEDAIPVDVHVHRISNRLGLVHTKEPEETEEVLREIVPKNYWLPINDLMVQFGQNICKPINPQHMECPFTDLCELYKSLDEI; translated from the coding sequence ATGATAACTGAGGATATGAAGGGAGATTTTACTGTTGAGCAAATAGAGTATATTGTGGATGAATTAGAGAAAATATTTGACCGCAGAACATTTGAGGATCAAAGTCCCTATGAAGTACTAGTTAGAACAATATTATCCCAGAGAACACGTGATGAAAATACTGACCGGGCTACTGCTAACTTATTTGAAGTATATCCTACAATGGAGGATATTGCTGAGGCACCTGTTGAGGAAATTGCTAAACTTGTCAGGCCTGCTGGTTTTTATAATGTAAAGGCTGGTCGAATAAAAGAAGTATCTAATATATTATTAGAGGAATATGATGGTATTGTACCAGATAGTATTGATGAATTAATTAAATTACCAGGGGTTGGACGTAAAACAGCTAACTGTGTTTTAGTGTTCGGTTTTCAGGAAGATGCTATACCTGTAGATGTTCATGTTCATAGAATTTCCAATAGATTAGGATTAGTTCATACCAAGGAACCTGAGGAAACAGAGGAAGTCCTAAGAGAAATAGTACCGAAGAATTATTGGTTACCTATTAATGATTTGATGGTGCAGTTTGGCCAGAATATTTGTAAACCTATTAATCCACAGCACATGGAATGTCCTTTCACTGATTTATGTGAATTATATAAATCTCTGGATGAAATTTAA